CACCCGTGTACATTCATCAGGTAGCGGCGTATGTGCCCACCAAGGTTATTACCAACGAGCATTTTACCCGCCTAAACGGCCTCTCCCACGACTGGATTATTGAGCGCACCGGCATCCGGGAGCGGCGCAAGGCTGCGCCTGGCGAAAATACCAACACCATGGCCACCGAGGTCACGCGTCGCGTGTTGGCGGCGGTGCCCGCTATTGCCGCCGATAGCATCGACCTCATTGTAGGTGCCACCTACACGCCCCACGACACCATTTATACTTTAGCCCATGCCGTGCAGCGTGAGCTGGGCGTTGCCGACATTCCGGTGGTTAGTATTTCCTCCGCCTGCTCTTCATTGCTGAATGCCGTGGAAATTGTGGAGGGTTATTTTGCTATGAATAAAGCCACTAGGGCTTTAGTAATCGTATCGGAGCATAACACGGCCTACAACAACGAAGAAGATACCATAGCTGGTCACCTGTGGGGCGATGGGGCGGCAGCCCTGCTCATTAGTAAGGAGCGCCTAGCTGAAAGTGACTTGCGCATAGTAGACGTGAGAACCGGTGGTGCTGCTCACGTAGGCAAAGCCGATACCGCCGTGACACTCAAACCTGTAGAAAAAGGCATCGTGATGCCGCACGGCCGCGACGTGTTCACGCACGCTTGTCAGTATATGGCCCGCGTTACAAGCGAGGTGTTGGAGCACAATAAGCTGGAAGTCAATGATGTGACATACCTCATTCCGCATCAGGCCAATCTGCGCATCACCAAGAATGTAGTGCAGGCACTAGGCTTACCCCCGGAGCGCGCCATTTCCAACATTCAGGACCTGGGCAACACCGGTTGCGCGGGTGCCGCCATTGCCCTCGCCGACTATCACCCCCGCCTGCAGCCCGGCGAGCGAATTATCATCACCGTTTTTGGCGGTGGCTATTCATACGGAGCTATGCTGCTGGAGCGCTAGAATAAAACGAATAAAGCCAGTAAAAAGCCCCCCAGTAATCTTCTGGGGGGCTTTTTACTGGCTTTATTCGTTTGTGGAGCGCACGAAATTGAGTGAGCCCGTTTTACCCGTCTGGTCGCGCCAGCGCACGATGTACCATCCTGACCGTAGATCGGTGAGGGTGAGGAAAAAAGGCCGGCCCGATTGATAGTTGACTTGCTCCGTACGACGCCTCCGCCCTACGGCATCATAAATATCGAGGGTGAGCTGGCCGGTAGCGGCTCCTATGTACAGCAAGCTGGCTGGTCCTTCATCCAATGGATTAGGGAAAAGCTGTAAACCCTCCACCACCGGGCCACCGGCCAGCGCCGTAACTGCTCGTGGCTGCGTATTATCCAGGCTGTTATCGGGGCGACGAACGCGCAGGCGGTAGAACGAGCGTCCCGGCAGCGGATTAGCATCTATATACGTGTACTGCCCCCCCGTGCTGCCGGGCTGCACGGTGGCTAATGGTTGCCAAGCAGTTGTATCAACGGCGCGCTCAATGACAAATTCGCGCAGGAAACACTCATCCTGTGTAGTCCAGTTTACTTGGTTACCGATACCCGCTAGGGCGTTGGCGTCTACGCTGGTTAGGGGTGCGGGCAGCATGGGCGTTACGCTACCGCACGCGGGCGGCACAAAGCTGCGGGTACGCAGCAATAAACGCCCCCCAGCTATATCGCTTACCGGATTTATCTGCCGACTTTGCTGCCCCCGCGCTACCGCGTAATGCATCACGGCGGCGGGCAGAATTACGTGGGAGAGTTGCTGCGCGTGTCCCAGCTCATGTACTACCACCGATTCGAAGTCAATCTGGTTGGTAGAAGGATTTCCTGGTCCATACTGCCAAGCGGTTTCAGTATCCAGTTGCATATCAATCTCTGAGACCCAGAAGTAAACGGGGCCATTTCCTATGCGGCAGCCTTCGTAATAACTGGTGGTCCGGCCTAATACGCGCGTAGGCAGCTGTGTATCGCCGGTGCCAAAGTCAAAACCGATAACATTCTCTGAGTCCTCATCCGAGCCGCGCTTCGTGCTGTTAGCGCCAATTTCCCAGTTCATACCCGTTTGACAGCGCCAAGTAGCCAAAGCCCGGCGGAAAGCAGCTACCGCCGCCGCGTTGCCAGCCAGGCCCGACTCGAGGCGGAGCGTGTATCCTCCCTTTCCATTTTGATTGATATGGCCCGGCCGAACAATTTCGCCGGTTCCATCCGTTTCCACATTGCTCACGGCATACAATACTGTTATCGGAACGCCGCTTGTGCCTTCTAGCTGTTCAGCCGATGTCACGCGCACGGGGCCGGTGCCAGCGGGGGCGCTGCGCTCGGGGTCGCTGCTGTTAGGTAGAGAAGGCACCGTGCCGTTGGAAGGCACGCGTACCTGAATCCGGGTATCGGACCAGCTGAGGTAGTCCGATGCTTTGGCACGGGTCCGGGTTTCGCCCCCATCATCGGCATTCAGAAAAGAGACAAAGCCGGTGCCGCGTGTGGCGCCAAATCCAGACCCGGTGATGGTTAGCACGGAGTTGGTACCGGCCGTAATGAGGAGTGGGGTCACACCAGACACGACTGGTGCCGTACCCTTAGCCGCTACGGCCGGCCGCGCCCGCTGGGCCTGCGCTGCAGCCAATACCGGGTTAGCGCTCACTTCCAACGTCGACTGACCCGTGGTCAGCTTTAAGTCAGCATAAAAGCTTTGGCTTACCAGCGGATACTGCCGAAAAGGCTCCGAAGCCGAAGCTTTCGTCAGATCGTAGCGAATGAAGCCTTGCTCGCTGCCGTAAGCCGTCCATGCCTGGCCTGCCGACTCAATACCAGAAAACGGGGCCGGATACAAGAACAGGACGCCCTGCTCGCCCGGAAACAAACGCAGCGTATTCGTCAGCTCCTGCCGACTCAGGTCTACGGTGCCTCCTTCCGTAATAACAGTTAGCTCGGCGGCGGCGGCACCCTTAAATACTTTGAAAACACGCACCCGATGCGCGGTATAAATGCGGCGGTGGCGGGCGTCCCAGAAGCTGCGGGCATCCAGCACCTCACCTTCCACTACCAGTGCTGAGGCCTGCGCCCTACTCGTTGGGTCGAGGGGTAGCATCAAGCAATGGCTTTCAGGCTCCACGCTCACGGTTTGGGCAATAGCCGGGGTTATGACAACAGAAAAGACCAGCCCAAGGGCCAGCTGTAGAGAAGACGATAATTTCATACCGAAGCAACGGGGACGAAAAGCGCTGACAATAGTGTGTTGTGTTCCAAGATACGGCTTTCGGCCTGCATTGGTAGATGCTCTCTAGCCTGCGCGGAGCGAAAACGCTTTACCTACGGGCTAAGTGTATCTGGTAGCTGAAGCTGAGCAAGAAACCAAGTAAGAAGACTTGAATAATGTTCGAAGCCAGCCTAAAAATGCGAGTGCCTACTTGCCAATCAGCATCATAAGAAATATTTATTTGAAAGTATTTGAAAAGACAAATACTCAAGTACATTTACAGTGTACTAGATATGTAATACACTAAGACAGATTTCTTATGGTTCATGTAAACAATATGAGTTTTGGATACTCCAAAAAGCATTTACTTTTCGAGAATCTGAGCCTATCCTTGTCACGAGGACACATTTATGGGCTATTAGGAAAGAACGGCGCTGGCAAGTCTACTCTCCTTAAGAACATGATTGGCTTGGCTTTCCCGCAAGCGGGTTCCTGCCAGATCAACGGTCAGCCGGCAGCCAAGCGACTTCCATCGGTGCTTGAAGACCTGTATTTTCTGCCCGAAGAAATATTTGTACCTGCACTTTCCGTCGAGCAGTTTGTGAAGCACACTGCCTGCTTCTACCCTCGGTTTCAAGAGGCCGAGTTGCAACGGTATCTGCAAGAGTTTGAAGTGCCGCGGGGGGCAATTTTAGACCGACTCTCCTTTGGTCAGCAGAAGAAGTTTATGATTGCATTTAGTCTGGCTACCAATACGGGGCTGCTGGTGATGGATGAGCCTACGAATGGCCTCGACATTCCTTCCAAAGTGCAGTTTCGCAAGATTATGGCTTCCGCTCTTACCGAAGACCGCTGCATGATTATCTCTACCCATCAAGTGCGCGACCTCGACAGCCTCATTGATACGGTAGTAGTGCTGCACGACCGCAAAATTGTGCTGAATCAGGAGCTGGATCAGGTGGCCGAGCGACTCACTTTCGCCACTCATTCTACTACTGATGGCCTTGATGTGCTATATGCGGAAAAGTCGGTACGCGGCCAGCAGGTCATTCTGCCCAACACCGACGGGCGCTACAGCCGGGTAGACTTAGAAGTACTCTTCAACTCACTTACCAGCGGTAATCCAACGGTCCTCCAATATTTAGCCCAGCCGACGTATGAAAAATCATTTTAACGCCCAACGCTTCGGACAGCTATTCCGAAAACACTCCGCTGAATATTTGAATCAGTACCTTTTATCAACGGGAGTATTAATAGGAGTGATGATGTTGATTATGGGATTTATTGCCTACATATCCGGCACTCCCCTGAATGCTAGAATGCAGGATATATTCTTTATGCTGTTTTTATTCGGGGCGGGATTTATTTTCACTAGCACCATATTCTCTAATTTAGGAAACAAAAACCAAGCAATTGCAGCTCTTAGCCTTCCTGCATCCCATTTCGAAAAATACTTGGTGGGGTGGGTATATTCCTTTATAATATTTTTAGTTGTCTTTACTGCTAGCTTTTATCTAGTAACAGCACTGGTAGTAAGCATCGACGAGTGGTATGGGCAGGAAAAAGAAATACTAAATGTTTTCTCCCCGGATCAGCAAGGCTTGAAGACCTATATTATATATGCCTTTATACACGCAGTAGCTATCTGGGGGGCAATTTTCTTTACCAAAATACAATTTATTAAAACTGCTTTCTTATTTTTTCTGGGTTTGGGAGTTGTAGCTGTGCTGAATTTTCAAATTTTGAAAACGCTTTTTACGCAAGACTTAAAAATGGCTATGCCTTTCGCTGATGTATTCTTGCAAGCCGACAAAGAGATGTATTCTCTGGAACTACCCCAGCAGCAGCAACAGCTCATTATTCTAGTGCCCATCATATTAGCGTTCTTTTTCTGGACAACTGCTTATGTCCGAATAAAGGAAAAGCAAATTTAATAGGGGAACAAATCCATGGAGTTCAAAGATAATGAAGCCATTTACCTGCAAATAGCCAGCTATGTAGGTGAAAATATTTTACTGGAAAAATGGCCCTCCGACGACAAAATCCCTTCGGTACGCGACTTAGCTGGTGAGCTACAAGTTAATCCCAACACTGTGATGCGCACATACGAATTTTTGCAAAATCAGGAAGTACTCTACAATAAGCGTGGCATTGGCTTTTTTGTAGCTCCCGACGCTATTGAAAAAGTAAAACGCTACCGCAAGGAGCACTTTCTGCAGCAGGAATTACCTGATTTTTTCCGCAATGTTTTTCTCCTAGATATTAGCCTGGATGAATTACAAAATAGGTACGAGCAATTTAAGCGTGAGCATTACGCACCCACTGAGAAGTAATTATGAAAACCAGCAATAAAATAGCTCTGACGGCTTTGGTATTCCTGCTCGCTTCGCTGGCGGCTTATAATATGGCCTTAAAAAAAGAGTATAATAAAGGCGCCTATAAAGATCCTTATAAGAACTTCACAGCCTTAAGCTTTCAGGATTTTGAGGCGTTGGAGGTAAACCCAGCCCATATTCTCAACGTGAAAGTTTCGGCGGGCCCGTACGCAGTGTGGGTGCGCAACGATGCGGCCGAGTATGTGCAGGTAAAGCAGATTGGCAAGCGCCTGCGCCTCGACGCCATATTTCCCGAAGAAAGGGAGTATGCAGGACCCTCTTACGCGGTGATGATCAGCTGTCCGCGACTTAGTAGCTTGGCTACTAATGCTATGTACTCAGTAAAAGGCAAACTCACCACCGATAAGGCGTCACCGTCAAGCTATGCTGTCACGGTATCAGGGTTCGACCAAGACAGCCTGCGGATTCAGCAGGACAATGCTAGTTCGGTGAAGCTAACTGGCAATGACTTCAGGCAACTGCATGTAGTGGCCGGACTAAGCCCCCGCAGCAGCTCAGCCTTTTATGTAATGCCAGGCAACCAAATTGCGGCGGCCAGCTTCGATATTCGCAATAAGAGCCAACTCGTATTAGACAATGTGTCTATTCCCAAGCTACGCTACCAATTTGCGGATAGCACGAAAGCGACAATTTCGGGGTCTGCACTGGCGGCCTTAACCCACTTAAATAAGTAGTTGAAGCGAGAGCCAGCTGACATTGATTGGCCGGCTCTTGCTTAAAACAAACTTCCTTGCACAGGCTGGACAATAATCTTCGGGGGGGCAATTTCGAGGCCCGTTAGCGTGCGTAGCTTATCCAGAAAATACTGCGTCCAAATGGGCGAGTGCATAATATCCTTCTGATGGATAAATATGTAAGCCGTGTGCAAGCCAGCGCTCAACCAGCCGGCCAGGCGCTCAGCCCAAACATCGGCGCGGCGATAGTCGCTGTTGCCGAGGCCGTGGCCATTGAAGCGGATGAAGGCCGTGGGCGTAGTCAGGCGCTGGTGAAGCACGTCGCGGCGACCAGCTACGTCGGTAATTACCAGCGTCTTGTTCAGAGCTTCCAGCAAGGCAAAAACCGTGTCGCGCACGCCCGTATCGGCAAACCACCGCGGGTGACGCAGTTCCACGGCCAGCGGCACATAGGCTGGAAAATCGAGCAGGTAGCGCTCTAGGCGGCGCATGTGCTCCGGCCCGAACGTGGGGGGCAATTGTAGAAAGGCTGGCCCCAAATGTTCTTCCAGCCCGCTGATGGCCCGGCAAAACGAAGTGGTCAGTTCATCGGCATTGTATAGCTCCCGCTCGTGGGTGATGCTTTGGGGCATCTTGGGGCAAAACTTGAAGCCCGGCGGCACCGCATCGCGCCACTTGCGCACGGTGGGCGCGTCGGGGATGCGGTAGTGCGTGGTGTTCAACTCAATGCTGTTGAACTGCCGGGCGTAATGGTGCAGGTAGTCACTATCCTTAATGCCTGCCGGGAAGTAAGAGCCTAGCCAAGCCTTGTTCGTCCAAATAGGACACCCCACATATACGGCGGGCTGAGGTGGCGCCGTGGCTTGCGCACGCGCCAGCAGCGAAGCCGTCTCGGGGTGGTCGGGAGGAAGCGTGAAATCCACGCCGCGCAGGTCGGAAAGGCGGCCAAAATCCATAGAGCAAAGTACGGCAAATCTCGCCGCAGGAAGTAGGTTATTCCAGTAACAAAATTCGAGGACTTTTGCAACACGGCTTTGAACATGCTCAACAGGCCAATGACAAAATTTTGTACCAATCAAATAATATCATTCTTTTTAGCCCTTCTAAGCCTTCTTTTAATAATACTAAGACCATCTTTCTGAAACACAAAAGCGCCTTTTGCTACAGGAAGTACAAATTATTTTCGTACAAGTTTTATTCAAAAAATATAATTTATTATACTTGGAAACAGCTACCGCCGGTGGAATTGACTCTCCGCCAAAAAGTGGTGCTCTAGTTTTGGCTGTTTACCAATTGTCTAAAAGTGTGATTCGATCCCTCCGATTACCTCTTGCCGGTTGGCTGTTTGCTCTGCTCCTGACCTTGCCTTTAGCCTTCCCCCAAACCGCATTTGCCACCCGGCTCAGCGACGACGATAAGGCTCCCACAGCTACCACTCGCAAAAAAGTTGTCGTGTTACGCGGCCGGGCCTCGTGGTACGGCATCCAACATCAAGGCTTACCTACCAGCAGCGGCGAGCGATTTGATCGCAACAAGTACACCGCCGCTCACAAGACGCTTCCCTTTAATACCCGCTTACGCGTAACCAACCCCCAAAACGGCAAATCAGTAGTCGTACGCGTTACCGACCGCGGCCCATTCCGCCACCAGCGGATTCTCGATTTAGCCGAAATTGCCGCCCGCCCGCTGGGTATTATTCAGCAAGGTGCCATTTCAGTAGTGGCCGAAGTAGTCCCCGAAACGACGCCCCTTGGCCCCACGGATGCCCCCGAAGATTTGGCTGAGATCCTCAACGACACCATTGACCCGGAAATGCCCGTGGTGGCTACCACCGAAACATCGGTACCTGCTACGCTTCCCGCCTCAACGGCAGCCTATGTAGTACAAACCGGCACCTTCGGCAGCGCCCTGAATGCTCAGAACCAGCTTACCAAGATTCAGTCAATCAACAACAAGCTAGTGGTAACGGTGACGCCCGAAACCGTGAATGGCAAAGCTCTCAACCGCGTGGTAGTAGGCCAATTCGCCGACCGCAAAGCCGCTGATACCGTGCGCCGGCAATTGCAGCAACGTGGGATTACCGGTTTGGTTCGCCAGATTCAGGTACCACTCGAGCCTGCCGCGCACGCAGTAGCCGCAGGCCGATAAGTCTTTACTTCTCTACTCTAAAAGCCCGAACTTTCTGCTTTAGCAGGGGTTCGGGCTTTTTCGTGTGAGCGGGGGGCAAATTTTTGGGCATACGTTGGTTAACGAAGAGTAAGCGTTGTTATGTGAGCGCATCACTATAACTTAACGGCACTTGCCAACCTGCTGGGGGGCTTTTTCACCCGATTTCTACCATTCTTTATGGCTTGGATAAAGGCCTTGTTGGCACTGCTGGTCAGTGTTACGCTTACTTGGGTACTCAACAGCAAGCAGGGTGACCTGCCGCCTTTTGGCAAGTTTCTAAGCCCTTTTGTAGGCTTTTGGCAAAACGCGGAGGCCGCTACGGAGGCAAATGAGCAGCAGGAACTAACCTTATCCGGCCTGCAAGCGCCCGTGCAAGTGCGCCTCGATGACCGGCGCGTACCCCACGTATTTGCCCAAAACGACCACGACCTCTACTTTGCCCAAGGCTACCTCACCGCCCGCGACCGGCTCTGGCAGATGGAGTTTCAAACGCACGTAGCGGCCGGCCGTATTTCGGAAATAGTAGGCGCGAAAGCCCTGGAGTATGACCGGTTTCAGCGGCGCATGGGTTTGCCGTTTGGGGCCCAGAAGTCGCTGGATGTGATGCTAGCTGATCCTACTACGCGCATGGTGCTGGAGGCGTATTCGGCCGGTGTGAACGCCTATATCAGTAGCCTGTCGACCGAAGACCTACCATTCGAATACAAGCTACTGGATTACAAACCTGAGCCCTGGAAGCCCCTGAAATGCGCGTTGCTGCTCAAACTCATGGCCTGGGACCTGAGTGGTCGCTCCGATGATTTGCGCCTCTCGAATGCCTTGAACGAGTACGGGCCAGCCATCACCAACGATCTTTTTCCCAGCTATCCGACCCGCGAAGACCCCATTGTGCCAGTTGGCAGCCCCCTAGATTTTACGCCCGTTCCGACGCCCCCTAAGCCACCCATATTTGGAGCTGCCATGTCGGATAAAGTACCCACGCGGGAGCCAGACCCTGAGTTGGGGTCCAATAACTTTGCGGTCAGCAGCGCTAAATCGGCAACGGGCTTTCCTATTTTGGCCAATGACCCGCACTTACAGCTAAATCTGCCCAGCATCTGGTATCAGATTCAGCTGGTGGCGCCCGGCGTGAATGTGTATGGGGTTACTATTCCGGGTTCGCCCTTAGTTATTATTGGCTTTAATCAGCAGGTAGCCTGGGGCGTAACCAATGTGGGCGCTGATGTTCTCGACTGGTATCAGCTCAAATTCAAAGACAACGCAAAGCGCGAGTACTGGCACGACGGCCGCTGGAAGCCGGTACGCCGGGTGATAGAGCGCATCAAGGTGCGCGGCTTGCCTGACCGCCTCGACACGGTGCTCTATACCCACCACGGCCCGGTGGTGTATGATCAGAACGAGAAGGTTTTTAACAAGCAAACACCCGTTCGACATGCCTTACGGTGGACTGCCCACGAAGGCGGCAACGAGGTAAAAGCCCTCTACGGCTTGAACCGGGCCCAAAATTACGCCGACTATACCGCGGCCATTCCCTTCTTTGCCTCCCCAGCCCAAAACTTCATTTTTGCCAGTGCTCAAAACGACATTGCGATTTGGCCCAATGGCAAGTTTCCGCTGAAATGGGCCGATCAAGGCAAGTTTATCCTCGATGGCACCAACCCGGCCCACGACTGGCAAGGGTGGATTCCGTCGGCCCACAACCCTCATGTGCGCAACCCGGCGCGGGGCTTCGTTAGCTCAGCCAACCAGTTTCCGGCGGGGCCCGATTATCCTTATTATTTGGGGTGGTCGTTTGGCACTTGGGAGCGGGGACACCGCATAAATGAGCGCCTGAGCGCTATGCAGGGCGCCACGACTGACAGTTTGCGCCTTTTGCAGCTGGATAACCTCAACCTGAACGCCCAGCTGATGCTGCCGCGCCTGCTGGCTTTGGTGCAGCCCCAGCAACTAACTGCCGCCCAGCGCTCAGCATACGAGACCATGCAGCGCTGGAATTATTTCTACGACGCAGATGCTATTGCGCCCAGCGTGTTCAGCCTCTGGTACAGCAACTTAGTAAAGCGCCTCTGGGATGATGATTTTGGGGCCGCAGCCACGGGCTTAGAAATGAGCTATCCGCCCCGCGACCGGACTAATAATCTAATCTTATTGCAAGATACCAGTCGCTGGATCGACGACCGGCGCACGCCTCAGCGCGAAACCCTGACCCAATTGGTGCAGGCATCCCTACAGTTTGCCACCGACTCACTGCAACGGAAATTTGGCCCCCAAGGTCCGTCTTGGCGTTGGGCCAACCAAAAAAGCACCGACATTTTGCATCTGGCCCAGCTCAAAGGGTTCGGCCGCATGGACCTAGAAGTAGGCGGCGGCGCAGCCATCGTCAATGCTATTTCGGAGCGCAACGGCCCCTCTTGGCGCATGGTGGTTGCTCTTGGCCCCCAAGTGAAAGCCTTCGGCGTATTTCCCGGGGGCCAAAGCGGCAACCCCGGCTCAGCCTACTATGACGACATGATCGAAACCTGGCGAAAAGGCGAGCTGAACGAGTTGATTTTCCTGCAAAAACCCAACGAGAAAAGCCCTC
The window above is part of the Hymenobacter radiodurans genome. Proteins encoded here:
- a CDS encoding ABC transporter ATP-binding protein, encoding MSRGHIYGLLGKNGAGKSTLLKNMIGLAFPQAGSCQINGQPAAKRLPSVLEDLYFLPEEIFVPALSVEQFVKHTACFYPRFQEAELQRYLQEFEVPRGAILDRLSFGQQKKFMIAFSLATNTGLLVMDEPTNGLDIPSKVQFRKIMASALTEDRCMIISTHQVRDLDSLIDTVVVLHDRKIVLNQELDQVAERLTFATHSTTDGLDVLYAEKSVRGQQVILPNTDGRYSRVDLEVLFNSLTSGNPTVLQYLAQPTYEKSF
- a CDS encoding septal ring lytic transglycosylase RlpA family protein, with protein sequence MIRSLRLPLAGWLFALLLTLPLAFPQTAFATRLSDDDKAPTATTRKKVVVLRGRASWYGIQHQGLPTSSGERFDRNKYTAAHKTLPFNTRLRVTNPQNGKSVVVRVTDRGPFRHQRILDLAEIAARPLGIIQQGAISVVAEVVPETTPLGPTDAPEDLAEILNDTIDPEMPVVATTETSVPATLPASTAAYVVQTGTFGSALNAQNQLTKIQSINNKLVVTVTPETVNGKALNRVVVGQFADRKAADTVRRQLQQRGITGLVRQIQVPLEPAAHAVAAGR
- a CDS encoding 3-oxoacyl-ACP synthase III family protein, which encodes MYIHQVAAYVPTKVITNEHFTRLNGLSHDWIIERTGIRERRKAAPGENTNTMATEVTRRVLAAVPAIAADSIDLIVGATYTPHDTIYTLAHAVQRELGVADIPVVSISSACSSLLNAVEIVEGYFAMNKATRALVIVSEHNTAYNNEEDTIAGHLWGDGAAALLISKERLAESDLRIVDVRTGGAAHVGKADTAVTLKPVEKGIVMPHGRDVFTHACQYMARVTSEVLEHNKLEVNDVTYLIPHQANLRITKNVVQALGLPPERAISNIQDLGNTGCAGAAIALADYHPRLQPGERIIITVFGGGYSYGAMLLER
- a CDS encoding GntR family transcriptional regulator codes for the protein MEFKDNEAIYLQIASYVGENILLEKWPSDDKIPSVRDLAGELQVNPNTVMRTYEFLQNQEVLYNKRGIGFFVAPDAIEKVKRYRKEHFLQQELPDFFRNVFLLDISLDELQNRYEQFKREHYAPTEK
- a CDS encoding DUF72 domain-containing protein, which encodes MDFGRLSDLRGVDFTLPPDHPETASLLARAQATAPPQPAVYVGCPIWTNKAWLGSYFPAGIKDSDYLHHYARQFNSIELNTTHYRIPDAPTVRKWRDAVPPGFKFCPKMPQSITHERELYNADELTTSFCRAISGLEEHLGPAFLQLPPTFGPEHMRRLERYLLDFPAYVPLAVELRHPRWFADTGVRDTVFALLEALNKTLVITDVAGRRDVLHQRLTTPTAFIRFNGHGLGNSDYRRADVWAERLAGWLSAGLHTAYIFIHQKDIMHSPIWTQYFLDKLRTLTGLEIAPPKIIVQPVQGSLF
- a CDS encoding matrixin family metalloprotease, with translation MKLSSSLQLALGLVFSVVITPAIAQTVSVEPESHCLMLPLDPTSRAQASALVVEGEVLDARSFWDARHRRIYTAHRVRVFKVFKGAAAAELTVITEGGTVDLSRQELTNTLRLFPGEQGVLFLYPAPFSGIESAGQAWTAYGSEQGFIRYDLTKASASEPFRQYPLVSQSFYADLKLTTGQSTLEVSANPVLAAAQAQRARPAVAAKGTAPVVSGVTPLLITAGTNSVLTITGSGFGATRGTGFVSFLNADDGGETRTRAKASDYLSWSDTRIQVRVPSNGTVPSLPNSSDPERSAPAGTGPVRVTSAEQLEGTSGVPITVLYAVSNVETDGTGEIVRPGHINQNGKGGYTLRLESGLAGNAAAVAAFRRALATWRCQTGMNWEIGANSTKRGSDEDSENVIGFDFGTGDTQLPTRVLGRTTSYYEGCRIGNGPVYFWVSEIDMQLDTETAWQYGPGNPSTNQIDFESVVVHELGHAQQLSHVILPAAVMHYAVARGQQSRQINPVSDIAGGRLLLRTRSFVPPACGSVTPMLPAPLTSVDANALAGIGNQVNWTTQDECFLREFVIERAVDTTAWQPLATVQPGSTGGQYTYIDANPLPGRSFYRLRVRRPDNSLDNTQPRAVTALAGGPVVEGLQLFPNPLDEGPASLLYIGAATGQLTLDIYDAVGRRRRTEQVNYQSGRPFFLTLTDLRSGWYIVRWRDQTGKTGSLNFVRSTNE
- a CDS encoding penicillin acylase family protein, with protein sequence MAWIKALLALLVSVTLTWVLNSKQGDLPPFGKFLSPFVGFWQNAEAATEANEQQELTLSGLQAPVQVRLDDRRVPHVFAQNDHDLYFAQGYLTARDRLWQMEFQTHVAAGRISEIVGAKALEYDRFQRRMGLPFGAQKSLDVMLADPTTRMVLEAYSAGVNAYISSLSTEDLPFEYKLLDYKPEPWKPLKCALLLKLMAWDLSGRSDDLRLSNALNEYGPAITNDLFPSYPTREDPIVPVGSPLDFTPVPTPPKPPIFGAAMSDKVPTREPDPELGSNNFAVSSAKSATGFPILANDPHLQLNLPSIWYQIQLVAPGVNVYGVTIPGSPLVIIGFNQQVAWGVTNVGADVLDWYQLKFKDNAKREYWHDGRWKPVRRVIERIKVRGLPDRLDTVLYTHHGPVVYDQNEKVFNKQTPVRHALRWTAHEGGNEVKALYGLNRAQNYADYTAAIPFFASPAQNFIFASAQNDIAIWPNGKFPLKWADQGKFILDGTNPAHDWQGWIPSAHNPHVRNPARGFVSSANQFPAGPDYPYYLGWSFGTWERGHRINERLSAMQGATTDSLRLLQLDNLNLNAQLMLPRLLALVQPQQLTAAQRSAYETMQRWNYFYDADAIAPSVFSLWYSNLVKRLWDDDFGAAATGLEMSYPPRDRTNNLILLQDTSRWIDDRRTPQRETLTQLVQASLQFATDSLQRKFGPQGPSWRWANQKSTDILHLAQLKGFGRMDLEVGGGAAIVNAISERNGPSWRMVVALGPQVKAFGVFPGGQSGNPGSAYYDDMIETWRKGELNELIFLQKPNEKSPRVKASLALKP